A stretch of DNA from Gammaproteobacteria bacterium:
AGCGTCGTCCCGGTGAGGTCGGTTTGGTTTTTACTATAGCCATGATGTTATGCCTTAGCCTATTTTATTTTCTGGGCTTATTTGCCGGGCTGTTTACTTATTGAGCACTAAGAAAGTCAATATCATGACCTTCAACCAATGAGACGTAAGCTTTTTTCCAGTCAGAGCGACGACCAGCAATCTGCTTAAACTTCCTGGTTTTACCTTTAACATTAGAAACCTGAACGGCCTTCACTTTTACGTCGAACATAAGCTCAACGGCTTTCGCCACTTCAGACTTGGTTGCATCAGAGACGACACGAAAAATAACCTGGCCATTTTCCTTGATGAGCGCAGCCTTCTCCGTCACATGAGGGCGCAGCAATACCTGCATTAAACGTGCTTCATTCATTGCAAACGCTCCTCTAACCTTTTAAGCGCTGGCACGGTTATCACAACATGAGCGAAACGAATCAAGCTCACTGGATCAACTTCCTCAACATCACTAACCTCAACTTTGTGTAAATTACGCGCAGCGAGATAAAGATTAACATCACCCGTTTCGACAATAATCATCGCGTTATCAACACCTAAACCGTTTAGCTTGACTAACAACTCTTTAGTCTTTGCTGCTGAAATTGAAAAATCTTCAACCACCATCAAGCGATCTTGGCGCACCAGCTCAGACAGCATAGAGCTAATCGCACCGCGATACATTTTACGATTCACTTTTTTAGAATAATCACGTGGACGCGCGGCAAACGTAACACCACCCGAGCGCCAAATTGGGCTACGGCTAGTACCAGCACGTGCACGGCCAGTACCTTTTTGGCGCCA
This window harbors:
- the rplW gene encoding 50S ribosomal protein L23, which gives rise to MNEARLMQVLLRPHVTEKAALIKENGQVIFRVVSDATKSEVAKAVELMFDVKVKAVQVSNVKGKTRKFKQIAGRRSDWKKAYVSLVEGHDIDFLSAQ
- the rplD gene encoding 50S ribosomal protein L4 is translated as MDISLRSANGKSEGTISVSDETFGRAYNEALVHQVVTAYQAGARAGTHQQKTRSDVRGGGAKPWRQKGTGRARAGTSRSPIWRSGGVTFAARPRDYSKKVNRKMYRGAISSMLSELVRQDRLMVVEDFSISAAKTKELLVKLNGLGVDNAMIIVETGDVNLYLAARNLHKVEVSDVEEVDPVSLIRFAHVVITVPALKRLEERLQ